One genomic window of Bacteroidota bacterium includes the following:
- a CDS encoding DUF2085 domain-containing protein produces the protein MRRYPLYFAVAAAVFLWCAALVAIPLARAAGFSPAADGYAFFSHICHQEDARSLHIAGYPMAVCARCSAIYFAFFAGVLLSPFLSRRMRMGAAWFWLAAIIPMLLDVGADLLGVHASNLFTRLGSGGWFGVIAATILTPILVSTCSGFFHRPRKLPRTDP, from the coding sequence GTGCGCCGTTATCCCCTCTACTTCGCTGTCGCGGCTGCTGTCTTCCTCTGGTGCGCCGCTCTCGTGGCAATACCTCTTGCCCGGGCGGCGGGCTTCTCCCCGGCGGCAGACGGGTACGCCTTCTTTTCGCATATCTGCCACCAGGAAGACGCCCGCTCGCTGCACATCGCGGGATATCCGATGGCAGTCTGTGCCCGCTGCTCGGCCATCTATTTCGCATTCTTCGCGGGCGTGTTGCTGAGCCCATTTCTTTCCCGCAGGATGCGAATGGGGGCGGCGTGGTTCTGGCTCGCGGCGATCATTCCGATGCTTCTCGACGTCGGCGCCGACCTCCTCGGCGTTCACGCGAGCAATCTCTTCACCAGGCTGGGATCGGGGGGATGGTTCGGCGTCATCGCCGCAACGATCCTCACGCCCATCCTCGTTTCCACCTGTTCCGGTTTCTTTCACCGTCCCCGCAAACTTCCCCGAACCGATCCATGA